GAAATCGCCGGCCTTCTCCAGCTCGGCCGACGCCGCCACCAGCAGCGGCTGGCGGCGGAACAGCGCGTCGCGTTCGCGCGCCAGATGGGCGCGGTCGATGTAGTCGGCCACCGGCTGGCGGTACTCGCTGTCGGCGAGCTGCGTGGTGTCGCGGTCCAGCAGCGCCGAGATCCGGTCGCCGACCGCCTGTTGCCTCTGGGCGTCCATGCCGCGTCCTCCCTGCCGTCCGTCCGGTTCGTTCAAGCCTCGTTGGCGCTGCGCGCCGGCATCGCCACGATCCCGGCCGCGCCGTCGACCAGCAGCGCGCGCTCGGCCGCGCGCGCCACCGCCTCGATCCAGCCGCGTTCCTCGCGCGGCACCTCGCGGGCGAGGTCCATGCGGATGAAGGTCGGCCGCGCCACCAGCGCGTAGGACAGCGTGCCGAGGAATTGGGCCAGCAGCAGCGCCGGCGGGCCGGTCACGGCGGCGCCGGCGGCCTGCGCCTCGGCGATCAGCGCGCAGAAGCCGGTGGCGTAGCGCGTGAACGGCAGGGCGCGGGCGCGCTCGACCCGGTCGGGGTTGTCGAGCATCTCGCGCAGCAGCAGCCGGTAGCGGCGGGGATGCGCCGCCATCCGCGCCGCCTCGTGGCGCAGCGCCGCCCGCAGCCGCGCGCCGGGCGTGTCGTGCCGGTCGACGATCGCCTGGAGCTCGGATTCGAAGCTGTCGGCGAAGCGGTCGAGCACCGCCTCGTAGAGCTTCTCCTTGCTGGCGAAGTGGTGCAGCGCGCCGGCGTTGCCCAGCCCGCAGGCCCCGGCGATGCCGCTCAAGGTCGCGCCGCTGAAGCCGGACTCCGAGAATTGCCGCTCCGCCTCGTCGATCAACCGCTGCCGCGTGGCCTCGCCGCGCGAACGCGGGACGGTGGTTGGACGGGCGTTCATAGGGGAAATATACAAACCGACCGGTTGGTCGGTCAATGCCATGGCCTTTTGTGCAATGATGCGGTCGTTAGAACCGTCACACCACCATGTGCCGTCTGATCTCGTCGGCGGGGATGTCCTTGGCGAGGCCGGACAGCACGACCTCGCCGCGGTCCATGACGGCGATCCTATCGGCGAGGCGCTGGGCGAAATCGAGATACTGCTCGACCAGCAGGATCGCCATGTCGCCGCGGTCGGCGAGCATGCGGATGACCCGCTCGATGTCCTTGATGATCGACGGCTGGATGCCCTCGGTCGGCTCGTCGAGGATCAGCAGGCCGGGCCGCGTCACCAGCGCGCGGGCGATGGCGAGCTGCTGCTGCTGGCCGCCCGACAGATCGCCGCCGCGCCGGCCCAGCATCTCCTTGAGGACGGGGAACAGCGTGTAGATCTCGTCGGGCACATGGCGCAGCGCCTTGGCGACCGGCGCGAAGCCGGTCTCGAGGTTCTCCAGCACGGTCAGGCGCGGGAAGATCTCGCGGCCCTGCGGCACCAGGGCGAGCCCGCGGCGGGCGCGCTCGTGCGGTTTGAGCGACGTGATGTCCTCGTCGTTCCAGGTGACGCGTCCGGCGCGCACCGACTGCAGGCCGAAGATGGCGCGCAGCAGCGACGACTTGCCGACGCCGTTGCGGCCCAGCACGCACGTCACCTTGCCGACCTCGGCCACGACGCTGACGCCGCGCAGCGCCTGCGAGGCGCCGTAGAACAGATCGATATTGTCGACTTTGAGCATCTGCGCTAGCGCCCGAGATAGACGTCGATGACGCGCTGGTCGGCCTGCACGTGGTCGAGCGAGCCTTCGGCCAGCACCGAGCCCTCGTGCAGCACGGTGACGCGGGCGCCGAGTTCGCGCACGAACTGCATGTCGTGCTCGACCACCACCAGCGTGCGCTCGCCGGCCAGCTCCTTGATGAGCTTCGCGGTCTGCTCGGTCTCGACGTCGGTCATGCCGGCGACCGGCTCGTCGAGCAGGATCAGCCGCGGCTCGGTCAGCAGCAGCATGCCGATCTCCAGCCACTGCTTCTGGCCGTGGCTGAGCGCGCCGGCGGGCCGGCCGCGGCGGTCGGCCAGGCCGACCAGGTCCAGCATGTCGTCGATGCGCTTGCGGGCGGAACCGTCCAGCGCGGCGCGCAGCGTCGCGAAGACGCCGCGGTTGGCGCGCAGCGACAGCTCGAGGTTCTCGAACACGGTCAGATTCTCGAACACCGTCGGCTTCTGGAACTTCCGGCCGATGCCGAGATTGGCGACGGCGGCCTCGTCCAGCCGGGTCAGGTCGATGCCGTCGCCGAACGCGACGCGGCCGGTGTCGGGCCGCGTCTTGCCGGTGATGACGTCCATCATGGTCGTCTTGCCGGCGCCGTTGGGGCCGATGATCGTGCGCAGCTCGCCCTCGCCGATCGCCAGCGACAGCGAGTTCAGCGCCTTGAAACCGTCGAAGCTGACGGTGACGTCCTCGAGGTAGAGCAGCGTCTCGGCGCGCCTCGGCGCGGCGGCGGTCGCGGGCATCACGTCGCCTCCGCCGCGGCGGCGGCGCGGCGCCGCGGCCGAACGTTGCGCCCAGCGCTCCCGCATCTGGCGCGCCAGCCCGACCACGCCGTGCGGCAGGAACAGGGTCACGACGATGAACAGCGCGCCGAGGAAGAACAGCCAGACCTCCGGCAGCGCGCCGGTCAGCCAGGTCTTGGCGATGTTGACGATGAACGCCCCGAGCACCGCGCCGACCAGCGTGCCGCGGCCGCCGACCGCGACCCAGATCGCGATCTCGATCGAGTTGGCGGGCGAGAACTCGCCGGGGTTGATGATGCCGACCTGCGGCACGTAGAGCGCGCCGGCGACGCCGGAGATGATCGCGGCGACCACGAACACGAACAGCTTGGCGTTGGTCGTCGAGTAGCCGAGGAAGCGCACGCGGCTCTCGGCATCGCGCAGCGCGAGGCAGACGCGGCCCAGCTTCGAGCCGACGATCCACTGGCACAGCAGGAAGGCGGCGCCCAGCCCGGCGGCCGAGGCGATCATCAGGCCGACGCGCGTGCCCGGCGTCTGGATCGGGAAGCCGAGGATGTCCTTGAAATCGGTCAGGCCGTTGTTGCCGCCGAAACCCATGTCGTTGCGGAAGAACGCCAGCAGCATGGCATAGGTCAAGGCCTGCGTGAGGATTGAGAGATAGACGCCGGTGACGCGCGACCGGAACGCCAGCCAGCCGACCACGAAGGCCAGCGCCGCCGGCACCAGCACGATCATCAGCGCCGCGAACCACGCCATGTCGAAGCCCTGCCAGTACCATGGCAGCGACTTCCAGTTCAGGAACACCATGAAGTCCGGCAGGTCGGCGTTCTTGTACACGCCGCGGTCGCCGATCTGGCGCATCAGGTGCATGCCCATGCAGTAGCCGCCCAGCGCGAAGAACGCGCCCTGGCCGAGGCTGAGGATGCCGGCGTAGCCCCAGATCAGGTCCATCGCCACCGCCAGCATGGCGTAGCAGCAGTACTTGCCGATCAGCGGCACGAGGTAGTCGGGCAGGTGCAGCAGCGAGCCGGTCGCCGCGAACCGGTTGGCCGCCGGCAGCAGCACGACCAGCACGAAGCCGACGGCGAGGAACACCGCCCATCCGCGCGGCGTCAGCAGGCTGGCGCGCGCGGGCGCGCCGCCGG
The genomic region above belongs to Rhodospirillales bacterium and contains:
- the urtE gene encoding urea ABC transporter ATP-binding subunit UrtE, with the protein product MLKVDNIDLFYGASQALRGVSVVAEVGKVTCVLGRNGVGKSSLLRAIFGLQSVRAGRVTWNDEDITSLKPHERARRGLALVPQGREIFPRLTVLENLETGFAPVAKALRHVPDEIYTLFPVLKEMLGRRGGDLSGGQQQQLAIARALVTRPGLLILDEPTEGIQPSIIKDIERVIRMLADRGDMAILLVEQYLDFAQRLADRIAVMDRGEVVLSGLAKDIPADEIRRHMVV
- a CDS encoding TetR family transcriptional regulator yields the protein MNARPTTVPRSRGEATRQRLIDEAERQFSESGFSGATLSGIAGACGLGNAGALHHFASKEKLYEAVLDRFADSFESELQAIVDRHDTPGARLRAALRHEAARMAAHPRRYRLLLREMLDNPDRVERARALPFTRYATGFCALIAEAQAAGAAVTGPPALLLAQFLGTLSYALVARPTFIRMDLAREVPREERGWIEAVARAAERALLVDGAAGIVAMPARSANEA
- the urtC gene encoding urea ABC transporter permease subunit UrtC, which translates into the protein MSSASSGGAPARASLLTPRGWAVFLAVGFVLVVLLPAANRFAATGSLLHLPDYLVPLIGKYCCYAMLAVAMDLIWGYAGILSLGQGAFFALGGYCMGMHLMRQIGDRGVYKNADLPDFMVFLNWKSLPWYWQGFDMAWFAALMIVLVPAALAFVVGWLAFRSRVTGVYLSILTQALTYAMLLAFFRNDMGFGGNNGLTDFKDILGFPIQTPGTRVGLMIASAAGLGAAFLLCQWIVGSKLGRVCLALRDAESRVRFLGYSTTNAKLFVFVVAAIISGVAGALYVPQVGIINPGEFSPANSIEIAIWVAVGGRGTLVGAVLGAFIVNIAKTWLTGALPEVWLFFLGALFIVVTLFLPHGVVGLARQMRERWAQRSAAAPRRRRGGGDVMPATAAAPRRAETLLYLEDVTVSFDGFKALNSLSLAIGEGELRTIIGPNGAGKTTMMDVITGKTRPDTGRVAFGDGIDLTRLDEAAVANLGIGRKFQKPTVFENLTVFENLELSLRANRGVFATLRAALDGSARKRIDDMLDLVGLADRRGRPAGALSHGQKQWLEIGMLLLTEPRLILLDEPVAGMTDVETEQTAKLIKELAGERTLVVVEHDMQFVRELGARVTVLHEGSVLAEGSLDHVQADQRVIDVYLGR